GAGCGACGGCGGAAACCCTATCCATTGTCAAGAACCCCATGCCCTACATCCGGCAAGCGAACATCGCGCATGGGCCGCAGCAGGTCAACAACGGCGCATCCATCGCGGGCGCGGGCAATTCCCAAAGCGAACCAGACAAACTATTGGAGCAGCAGCATGGCAACGTCTTGGACACCCGAGCGCAGACAGCGGCAAGCCGAATTGATCCGGCAATGGAGACCGTGGGAGCGCAGCACCGGCCCGAAAAGCCCTGAAGGCAAGGCGACGGTATCGCGCAACGCCTACAAGGGCGGGCGCCGTGCCATGCTGCGGGCGCTGGCGCGAGAGGTGCGGGCGGAATTGGCAGAAATGCAGCGGCTGCGCGACGTGGTGCGGGGGTGAGTTTGCTCCACGCATCGCGCGCGCGAGGGCTTGCAGGCGCGCCATGATGCGCTGGTGCTGGTGTCGTTCACCGAAATGAATGCCAAGCTGGGGCGCATGCAGTTGCGGTTGGACAACATGCGGCGGGGCTGAGACAGAGTTCATCAAGCCAAAAACTGTCACCAGACTGTCACCAAGAAAAAAGCGCACTATTGTTTACATAGCGCGCTTTCTTTGTCTGCCTTGGTGGGTCGTGCGCGACTCGAACGCGCGACCAACGGATTAAAAGTCCGCTGCTCTACCGACTGAGCTAACGACCCGGGCGAAGAAAACCGTCGATTATAGAAAGCTTTTGCGCTGCTCCGGCCGGGCCAAGGTGCGCAGTACCCAGCCCGCGGCGGTCATGCCGAAGGTGGCGGTCACGGCCACGCTGGAGCCATAGCCGTGGCAGTTCAGGCTGCCGTCGCTTTGCTGGACGGCGCAGGAGGGGTCGGGCGCGGCCACGGCTTCGCGGCTGAAGACGCAGGGGATGCCTATGGGCGTGTCGCCGCGCGCGCCGCCGTGGTGGCGGCGCAGGGTGTAGCGCAGCTTGGCCAGCAGCGGGTCGTGGCTCACTTGGGCCAGGTCGGCCACTTCCACGCGCTCGGCCTGCTGCTTGCCGCCGGCGGCGCCCACGCTGATGAAGACGCCGCTGCCTTGCAGCGCCCAGGCGGCCAGCGCGGCCTTGGCGCTGAGCTGGTCGCAGGCGTCGATGACGGCATCGGCGGGTTCGGGCAGCAGCCGGGGCCAGTTCTGCGGACCGGCAAAGTCGTCCACGCAGTGCACCGTGCAAGCGGGGTGGATCAGCGCGATGCGCTCGGCCATGGCGCGCACCTTGGCCTGGCCCAGCGTGGTGTCCAGCGCGTGGGCCTGGCGGTTGATGTTGGATTCGACCACGTGGTCCATGTCGATCAGGCTCAGGCGGCCGACGCCGCTGCGTGCCAGTGCCTCGGCAGCCCAGGAGCCGACGCCGCCGATGCCGACGACGGCCACGTGGCTCGCGCGGATGCGCTCGGCCCCGGCCACGCCGTACAGGCGCTCGAGCGCGCCAAAGCGCCGCTGCACGTCCACGCCTTGCGGGGCCGCTGCGCTCACTTCAGGCGGGCCAGGCGTTCCTTGGCGGCGCTGGCGGCCTCGGACTGGGGGTAGACGCGAATCAGATCTTCCAGGGTCTTGCGCGCGGCCTTGGTGTCCTTGAGCTCGACCTGGCAGTTGGCAATCGACAGAGCCGCCTCGGGCGCGCGCGCGTGCTCGGGGGCGGCCGCCAGCAGCGCCTTGAAGTTGTCGATCGCGCTCTTGTAGTCGCGCGTGGCGTACTGGGCGTTGCCCAGCCAGAAGCGCGCCGAAGGCAGGTAGCCGGACTTCGGGTACTTGCCCATGAAGCCCTGGAAGGCGCTGGCGGCCTCGGCGAACTTGCCGGTGCGAAAGACGGCAAGCGCCGCTTCGTAGTCGGCCTTCTCGGCCGGTTCGGCCTTGAATTCGCGCCCGTCCACCTGCACGGTTTCGGGCTCGAACTTGCGCAGGCGCTCGTCCACGCTGGTGGCTACGTCCTTCTGGCGCTGCTGCAGCTCGCTCAGGTCGCGGCGCAGTTTTTCGTTCTGGCCGCGCAGCTCGGCGGTTTCGGCGCGCAGCGTCTCGATCTGCGACTGCAGGTCAAGCACGCTGCGGCGCAACTGCGCCGCATCGCCGCCCGAGTTCTGCTGCATCTGGTCGATGCGCTGGCGCATCTCCAAAATGGCCCGGCGCGCCTCGTCGTCCTCGAACAGCGCCGCGTGGCTCACGCTGGAGCCCAGCGCCAGCAGTGCGCATGCGACGGCCAGCCACCAGCGGGAAGTCTTCGCTTGCATGCGCTGCGCCCTTTCAGTGGTAGCTCAGCTCGACGCGGCGGTTTTGCGCGTAGGCATCTTCGGAGTTGCCCGGCACGGCCGGCTTTTCCTTGCCGAAGCTCACCGCTTCCATCTGCGCCTCGGGCACGCCGAGCAGCCCCAGGGCGCGGCGCACGGCTTCAGCGCGCTTCTGGCCCAAGGCGAGGTTGTATTCGCGCCCGCCGCGCTCGTCGGTATTTCCTTCGAGGGTGACGCGGCGCGCGTTGTTGCTCTTGAGGTAGCGCGCGTGGGCGTCGAGCACCGACTGGTATTCGGGCTTGACGGAGTAGCTGTCAAAGTCGAAATAGATCACGCGGGCCACGCCCACCGGGCCCTGGGCCGTGCCCTGGGTGGCGTTCAGGTCCACCGGCGCAACCGCGCTCTGGCTGCCGCCGTTGTTGCTGGTGGAGGCCGCGCCCTGGTCGGTGACCGGCACGTCGTTGAGCTTGACGCCGGAACTGCAGCCAACCACCAGGGCGGTGGCGATCAGGGCCAGGGACATGCGACTGAACTTGAGGTGTTTCACTTTGGACTCTCGTGGATGAAATGAAAAGGACAGGAAAAGAAAAGACTCACTTCTGGAACGGGCCCCAGGCGGGTTCGCGGATGTCACCGCCCTGCCCGGCCAGGCGCGCCTTGATCTTGCCGTCCAGGGTGGTGGTCATGAGCATTTCCTTGCCCTGGTTGCGCGTGGCGTAGACGATGAGCTTGCCGTTGGGCGCAAAGCTCGGACGCTCGTCGGCGCTGGTGTCGGTGATGGAGGTGCTGGTGTGCGATTTCAGGTCCATCACCTGCAGCTTGAAGGCGCCGCCGCTGCGCGTGATGTAGGCCAGCGTCTGCCCGTCGGGACTGACCGAGGGCGAGATGTTGTAGTTGCCCTGGAAGGTGACGCGCTCGGCCGCGCCGCCGCTGGCGGCCACGCGGTAGATTTGCGGCGAACCGCCGCGGTCGCTCACGAAGTAGATGCGTCCGTCGCTGGCGTAGGTGGGTTCGGTGTCTATGCCGGCGCTTTGCATCAGGCGCGTGGCTTCGCCGCCGTTGGCGCTGATGGTGTAGAGCTGCGAGCCGCCGTCGCGGCTGAGCGTCACCGCCAGCGTGCGGCCATCGGGCGACCAGGCGGGAGCGCTGTTGGAGCCGCGGAAGTTGGCGATCAGGCGCCGACGGCCGCTGGCGATGTCGTGCACGTAGACCACGGGCTTGCGCGACTCGAAGGACACGTAGGCCAGCTGCGTGCCCGAGGGCGACCAGGCGGGCGAGATGATGGGCTCGGGGCTGGAGAGCGCGGACTGTGCGTTCTCGCCATCGGCGTCGGCCACCCACAGGCTGTAGCGGCTGCCGACCTTGGTGATGTAGGCGATGCGCGTGGAGAAGACGCCGCGCTCGCCGGTGAGTTTTTCGTAGATGTAGTCGGAGATGCGGTGCGCCGCCAGGCGCAGGTCGGCGCGCGTGACGGCATAGCTCTGGCCGCTCAGGTCTTCGCCGCGCACCACGTCCCAGAGACGAAAACGGGTATCGAAGCGCCCGTCGGCCAGCGCCGTGATGCTGCCCACGCTGAGCGCGTCGGCCTTGCGCTCGCGCCACAGCGACAAGTCGGGGCGCGAAGCCTCGTCGAGCGTGGCGCCCGAGGCGTCGATGCCGACGAAGCGGCCGCTGCGCTCCAGGTCGGCCAGCACGATGCGCGAGATCTTCTGCGGCGCCGCCTCTTCGCCGCGCAACGGCGCGATCGCGATCGGCAGTTGCGTGAGGCCGACACCGGTGATTTCCACGCGAAACTGCGCCAGCGCGGGGAGGCTCCCCAGCGCAAGGCCGGCGGCGATCAGGTCGCGGCGCGACGGCCGCGGCGACAGGGAGTGGTCAAGCATCATGCCCAAGTTCGACTCGAAAAAAGCCTGGAGACAAAGCCTTGGATGTTACACATGGCGCAGCAAACCATGTGACAAACTGTGCCGCCCCCTGAACCACCCCAACGTAGAATTTGCCCGCAATGCAAAGCGACAATTCTACGGCCGGCCCTGCGGGCGCACCGGCGCCGACGCTGCGTGCACGGCTGCGGCGGCTGCAGCCCTACTTCGGCGACCAGCGGCTGGAATGGGCGGTGGCGCTGCTCACCACCATCGTCGCCGCCGCTACCGAACCCCTGATTCCGGCGCTGCTCAAACCGCTGCTCGATGAAGGTTTCACCGAAGGGTCGCTGCCGCTGTGGCTGGTTCCGGTGGCCATCATCGGCGTCTTCCTGGTGCGCGGGCTGGCGCAGTTCAGCGGCAAGTACGCGCTGGCGCGCATTGCCAACGAAGGCATGGTGCGCCTGCGCGCGGTGCTGTTTCAGCGCCTGCTGGTAGCGCGCATGCGCGTGTTTGGCGAGCAATCGGCCAGCGCGCTGTCCAACACCGTGGTCTACGAGGTGCAAAACGGCTTCACCGTGCTGGTGCAGGCGTTGCTGGGTGCCTCGCGCGATGGCTTCACGGTGCTCGCGCTGCTCGGCTATCTGCTGTATCTGAACTGGCAGCTCACGCTGATCGTGGCGGTGATGGTGCCGGCGGTGGCCTGGGTGATGACCACGCTGTCGCGGCGGCTGTACCGCATCACCAAGAGCAGCCAGAGCGCCACCGACGACCTGGCCTACGTGGTGGAAGAGAACGTGCTGGCGCATCGCATGGTGCGCCTGCACGGCGCACAGGCGCAGGAGGCTGAGCGCTTTGCCACGCTCAGCGAGCGTCTGCGCCACCTGGCGATGAAGTCCACGGTCGCCTCGGGCGCGATGACGCCGGCGATCCAGCTGCTGGCCGCGGCCGCGCTCTCCACGGTGATCTGCATCGCGCTGTGGCAGGGGCGCAGCAGCGGCGGCCAGGCGGTGAGCGTGGGCGGTTTTGCCGCCTTCATCGCGGCGATGCTGATGCTGATCTCGCCGATCAAACGCCTGGCCGATATCGCCAACCCCATCACCCGCGGCGCGGCGGCGCTGGAGCGCGGCCTGCGCCTGCTCGAAGACACCGAGCCCGAGACCGAGGGCGCGCACGAGGCGGCGCGTGCGCGCGGCGCCATCGCGCTGCACGCGGTGCGCGTGCACTACGACGCGCGGCAGACGCCGGCGCTCGACGGCGTGAGCCTTCAGGTGGCGCCCGGCGAGGTGGTGGCGCTGGTCGGGCCTTCGGGCTCGGGCAAGAGCACGCTGGTGAATCTGCTGGCGCGCTTCATCGAGCCCGACGGCGGGCAGATCACGCTCGACGGCGTTGCGCTGGCCGACTGGCGCCTGGCGGCGCTGCGCCGGCAGTTCGCGCTGGTCGGGCAAGAGGTGGTGATGTTCAACGCCAGCGTCGCCGCCAACGTGGCGCTGGGCGAGGCGGTGGACGAAGCGCGCGTGCAGCAATGTCTGGAGGCGGCCAATCTGGCCGAGCACGTGGCCAGCCTGCCACGCGGCATGCACACCGAGCTCGGGCACAACGCGGCGCAGCTCTCGGGCGGACAGCGCCAGCGCCTGGCGATTGCGCGCGCGCTCTACAAGGACGCGCCGGTGCTGCTGCTGGATGAGGCCACCTCGGCGCTGGACACGCATTCCGAACGCTTGGTGCAGGACGCGCTGCAGCGCCTGATGCGCGGGCGCACCAC
The DNA window shown above is from Comamonas sp. NLF-1-9 and carries:
- the tolB gene encoding Tol-Pal system beta propeller repeat protein TolB, giving the protein MMLDHSLSPRPSRRDLIAAGLALGSLPALAQFRVEITGVGLTQLPIAIAPLRGEEAAPQKISRIVLADLERSGRFVGIDASGATLDEASRPDLSLWRERKADALSVGSITALADGRFDTRFRLWDVVRGEDLSGQSYAVTRADLRLAAHRISDYIYEKLTGERGVFSTRIAYITKVGSRYSLWVADADGENAQSALSSPEPIISPAWSPSGTQLAYVSFESRKPVVYVHDIASGRRRLIANFRGSNSAPAWSPDGRTLAVTLSRDGGSQLYTISANGGEATRLMQSAGIDTEPTYASDGRIYFVSDRGGSPQIYRVAASGGAAERVTFQGNYNISPSVSPDGQTLAYITRSGGAFKLQVMDLKSHTSTSITDTSADERPSFAPNGKLIVYATRNQGKEMLMTTTLDGKIKARLAGQGGDIREPAWGPFQK
- the ybgF gene encoding tol-pal system protein YbgF, which produces MQAKTSRWWLAVACALLALGSSVSHAALFEDDEARRAILEMRQRIDQMQQNSGGDAAQLRRSVLDLQSQIETLRAETAELRGQNEKLRRDLSELQQRQKDVATSVDERLRKFEPETVQVDGREFKAEPAEKADYEAALAVFRTGKFAEAASAFQGFMGKYPKSGYLPSARFWLGNAQYATRDYKSAIDNFKALLAAAPEHARAPEAALSIANCQVELKDTKAARKTLEDLIRVYPQSEAASAAKERLARLK
- the msbA gene encoding lipid A export permease/ATP-binding protein MsbA codes for the protein MQSDNSTAGPAGAPAPTLRARLRRLQPYFGDQRLEWAVALLTTIVAAATEPLIPALLKPLLDEGFTEGSLPLWLVPVAIIGVFLVRGLAQFSGKYALARIANEGMVRLRAVLFQRLLVARMRVFGEQSASALSNTVVYEVQNGFTVLVQALLGASRDGFTVLALLGYLLYLNWQLTLIVAVMVPAVAWVMTTLSRRLYRITKSSQSATDDLAYVVEENVLAHRMVRLHGAQAQEAERFATLSERLRHLAMKSTVASGAMTPAIQLLAAAALSTVICIALWQGRSSGGQAVSVGGFAAFIAAMLMLISPIKRLADIANPITRGAAALERGLRLLEDTEPETEGAHEAARARGAIALHAVRVHYDARQTPALDGVSLQVAPGEVVALVGPSGSGKSTLVNLLARFIEPDGGQITLDGVALADWRLAALRRQFALVGQEVVMFNASVAANVALGEAVDEARVQQCLEAANLAEHVASLPRGMHTELGHNAAQLSGGQRQRLAIARALYKDAPVLLLDEATSALDTHSERLVQDALQRLMRGRTTLIVAHRLSTIEHADRVVVMEQGHIVEQGTHAELMAAGGLYARLQTSKKA
- the pal gene encoding peptidoglycan-associated lipoprotein Pal, with the protein product MSLALIATALVVGCSSGVKLNDVPVTDQGAASTSNNGGSQSAVAPVDLNATQGTAQGPVGVARVIYFDFDSYSVKPEYQSVLDAHARYLKSNNARRVTLEGNTDERGGREYNLALGQKRAEAVRRALGLLGVPEAQMEAVSFGKEKPAVPGNSEDAYAQNRRVELSYH
- a CDS encoding ThiF family adenylyltransferase, with the protein product MSAAAPQGVDVQRRFGALERLYGVAGAERIRASHVAVVGIGGVGSWAAEALARSGVGRLSLIDMDHVVESNINRQAHALDTTLGQAKVRAMAERIALIHPACTVHCVDDFAGPQNWPRLLPEPADAVIDACDQLSAKAALAAWALQGSGVFISVGAAGGKQQAERVEVADLAQVSHDPLLAKLRYTLRRHHGGARGDTPIGIPCVFSREAVAAPDPSCAVQQSDGSLNCHGYGSSVAVTATFGMTAAGWVLRTLARPEQRKSFL